A window of Nitrospirota bacterium genomic DNA:
TTTGCATGGTTGCAATGGAAGCGGCGCTTACTGATTCGCTGGGAATACTACGCCACCAACTTCCTGGGTTTTGTGCAACTCGCTTGCATCGCCATGCTACTCAAGCAATTTTGAGATAGGTTCTACTCACAGAAAGTTTAGACATCACAGAACTATAATATTGGGTTAGAGGTGTCGGATATCACCTAGAGTCACCTTCGCCCGTGCAAGTGCTGTTTGGCTGTTCAATATTGCCAAGGATCGAAATGCCGGAATTCCTTTTACCTATACTCTGCCATGATGAGTAGTTGCTTGCCGACAAGCCACCATCCTCCGTGTCGGCCTCCCTATCAGCCAGCGTGCCGCTTGCCGTAGCCAAACGGGGGTATTTGGCCTTGCCATAGTCCACAGACCACTAAACAGCAAACGAAAACATAATTGTAGAGTGAGATAGGACCGGTGTCGACGCGAAGCCAGAAGCCATAGCAGACTCCTTGTTCGCATATCCGTTACGATACCCGCTCGCCGAAAGCAAGGCGCAACATCCCCGTACTCTGGGGTTCCTAACAGATCCAGGACACGATAGAGCAACTCTCTCTGCGTCGTTGATTGTCGCCTGCCTTGAGTTGAATAAGAATTATCAAGAACCCTGAAGAAGGACAGCACGCGAGGGACATAACAGGCGCCGTACCGAAATGCCAGTACGAAATTGAGGAACCAGTCCGTGTACCAGCGGAGCTCTTCGCGAAAACCTCCGGCCCGTAGCAGTGCATCTCGTCGATACACAATCGAGTTGGATGAAAAGCTAAAAAAATTGCATGTTAATACTCTCTCCAATTCGCACGGCGAGAAGAAACATGGACTCTCGCTCAGAAATAGCGGAAAGGCACGTGTAACTCCCGTATCGCCAAGTAACTCAGCAGGATCCGAAAAACAGAAACCAGCCTCAGGATGCTGTACCAGTATCTCCACTGACCGCGCAAGAAACTCGGGAGCAACCAAGTCATCAGCGGCGGCGAAGCAGACATAATATCCTTTCGCTTCGGCTAAACCGGTATTCATCGCCGATACCACACCGCGATTGACAGCATGATAGATTGGCCGAACGCAGGTGTGTTTGAGAGCAATTTCCTCGATAACGTCACGACTGTTGTCTGTCGAGGCGTCATCAACGACAATAATTTCTAGCGGAGGAATAGTCTGTTGCAGATGGGCTTGAAGCGCCCTCACCAAATACTTTCCGTGGTTGTAGTTCTGCATGAGAACGGACACGGTAGGCAATCCCAACCCTGTCTCTGGCACTATCGCCTCTCGCAAACCAGCATTCACTTGCATAATCAGACAGAGTTATAGAGTGCGAGACGAACTGTGTAGACCGTCATGCCAGACCAAGTGCGACCGAGATGGACGTGAGGTCGAGTCCGTGGGCGGCGAGCAGATCTTGGTGCGAGCCGTAGTTATGGATGAACCGATCCTGAAGTGTAAACGTGTCGAGCCGGCATCGGGCGCGGCGGTCCCAGGCGATTTCTTTCACCTGGCCGGCCAGCGATCCGCGCGGCACCATTTCTTCGATCACCACCACCTGCCCATGGTTCTTCAAGGCATCCGCGATGCCGTCCCGGTCGAGCGGTTTCAGGGTATGCACCGACACGACAGACACCGTCTTTCCCGCCTTTTCGAATCGCTCCGCCAGGCCGGCTGCCACTTTCATAATCGGGCCGTAGGTCAGAATACAGACATCCTTGCCCCGTTTGAGGTACCGGAGCTTCCCGAACTCCCAGGGTTCCGGCGCCTTGGAGGTGAAGTCGGGTTCCCCTGCTTTTCCCAGCCGGAGATACACCGGCCCGCGCGTCTGTCCCGCACACCACAACGTGGCGGCTCTGGTTTCCGCGGGATCGCACGGTGCGATGACGGTCATGTTGGGGATGGCCGCTGCGACCGCCACGTCTTCCATCGCGTGGTGCGTTCCGCCCAACGT
This region includes:
- a CDS encoding transketolase C-terminal domain-containing protein, with product MRNTFADTFYEAGKRDKRLAVVVADISPAGSIQKFREDFPDRFVNTGVSEQIMIGMCAGMALRGLQPFAYTIATFTLFRPFEFVRDDLCYQNLPVTVVGIGGGVTYSTLGGTHHAMEDVAVAAAIPNMTVIAPCDPAETRAATLWCAGQTRGPVYLRLGKAGEPDFTSKAPEPWEFGKLRYLKRGKDVCILTYGPIMKVAAGLAERFEKAGKTVSVVSVHTLKPLDRDGIADALKNHGQVVVIEEMVPRGSLAGQVKEIAWDRRARCRLDTFTLQDRFIHNYGSHQDLLAAHGLDLTSISVALGLA
- a CDS encoding DDE transposase, producing the protein FAWLQWKRRLLIRWEYYATNFLGFVQLACIAMLLKQF
- a CDS encoding glycosyltransferase family A protein: MQVNAGLREAIVPETGLGLPTVSVLMQNYNHGKYLVRALQAHLQQTIPPLEIIVVDDASTDNSRDVIEEIALKHTCVRPIYHAVNRGVVSAMNTGLAEAKGYYVCFAAADDLVAPEFLARSVEILVQHPEAGFCFSDPAELLGDTGVTRAFPLFLSESPCFFSPCELERVLTCNFFSFSSNSIVYRRDALLRAGGFREELRWYTDWFLNFVLAFRYGACYVPRVLSFFRVLDNSYSTQGRRQSTTQRELLYRVLDLLGTPEYGDVAPCFRRAGIVTDMRTRSLLWLLASRRHRSYLTLQLCFRLLFSGLWTMARPNTPVWLRQAARWLIGRPTRRMVACRQATTHHGRV